The Bradysia coprophila strain Holo2 unplaced genomic scaffold, BU_Bcop_v1 contig_70, whole genome shotgun sequence genome contains a region encoding:
- the LOC119083724 gene encoding E3 ubiquitin-protein ligase RNF185-like isoform X1, which produces MASPSTSTSPLNPSSVTATMETEPSPTTSTESEPSEKSKTDGDDKKDDSIFECNICLDTAKDAVVSLCGHLFCWPCLHQWLETRPTRQLCPVCKAAISKEKVIPLYGRGSTNQQDPRTKVPPRPAGQRVEPEPQPGFQGFGFGDSSFSMSFGIGAFPFGFFTQTFNIGEPRAPSVSGTAQLEDEQFVSKLFLWVALLFLSWLVLS; this is translated from the exons ATGGCGTCACCTTCAACTTCCACATCGCCATTGAATCCAAGCAGCGTTACGGCAACCATGGAAACAGAGCCTAGTCCTACCACCTCCACAGAGTCTGAACCGAGTGAAAAGAGCAAAACCGACGGAGACGACAAAAAGGACGACTCAATATTTGAGTGCAACATATGCTTGGACACGGCCAAAGATGCCGTTGTCAGTTTGTGCGGCCATTTGTTTTGCTGGCCATGCCTGCATCAATGGTTGGAGACGCGTCCGACCCGACAGTTGTGTCCCGTGTGCAAAGCGGCAATAAGCAAAGAGAAGGTCATTCCATTGTACGGACGCGGCAGTACGAATCAACAAGATCCGCGAACGAAAGTTCCGCCACGACCAGCCGGTCAACGTGTCGAACCGGAACCACAGCCCGGCTTTCAGGGATTCGGTTTCGGCGATTCCAGTTTCAGCATGTCGTTCGGCATTGGTGCATTTCCGTTCGGCTTTTTCACACAAACATTCAACATCGGCGAACCACGAGCGCCGT CAGTCAGTGGCACGGCCCAACTCGAAGACGAACAATTTGTGTCAAAGCTATTTTTATGGGTGGCCTTGCTGTTTCTGTCCTGGTTGGTACTGTCCTAG
- the LOC119083724 gene encoding E3 ubiquitin-protein ligase RNF185-like isoform X2, protein MASPSTSTSPLNPSSVTATMETEPSPTTSTESEPSEKSKTDGDDKKDDSIFECNICLDTAKDAVVSLCGHLFCWPCLHQWLETRPTRQLCPVCKAAISKEKVIPLYGRGSTNQQDPRTKVPPRPAGQRVEPEPQPGFQGFGFGDSSFSMSFGIGAFPFGFFTQTFNIGEPRAPFSGTAQLEDEQFVSKLFLWVALLFLSWLVLS, encoded by the exons ATGGCGTCACCTTCAACTTCCACATCGCCATTGAATCCAAGCAGCGTTACGGCAACCATGGAAACAGAGCCTAGTCCTACCACCTCCACAGAGTCTGAACCGAGTGAAAAGAGCAAAACCGACGGAGACGACAAAAAGGACGACTCAATATTTGAGTGCAACATATGCTTGGACACGGCCAAAGATGCCGTTGTCAGTTTGTGCGGCCATTTGTTTTGCTGGCCATGCCTGCATCAATGGTTGGAGACGCGTCCGACCCGACAGTTGTGTCCCGTGTGCAAAGCGGCAATAAGCAAAGAGAAGGTCATTCCATTGTACGGACGCGGCAGTACGAATCAACAAGATCCGCGAACGAAAGTTCCGCCACGACCAGCCGGTCAACGTGTCGAACCGGAACCACAGCCCGGCTTTCAGGGATTCGGTTTCGGCGATTCCAGTTTCAGCATGTCGTTCGGCATTGGTGCATTTCCGTTCGGCTTTTTCACACAAACATTCAACATCGGCGAACCACGAGCGCCGT TCAGTGGCACGGCCCAACTCGAAGACGAACAATTTGTGTCAAAGCTATTTTTATGGGTGGCCTTGCTGTTTCTGTCCTGGTTGGTACTGTCCTAG